A genomic region of Anaerolineales bacterium contains the following coding sequences:
- a CDS encoding response regulator, whose protein sequence is MANILFVDDEPLTRKLLTQAATIMGHQAITAASEEEALRLAQEARPDLIVTDVNLNGRRSLEMIQQLHTAPDTRNIPIVTLSALNLSEIQSEARASGAVASLEKPIRLQALLEVIGEYAPKK, encoded by the coding sequence ATGGCAAATATCCTCTTCGTTGACGATGAGCCGTTGACACGTAAGCTGCTCACCCAGGCAGCTACCATCATGGGCCACCAGGCGATTACCGCCGCCAGCGAAGAGGAGGCCCTGCGCCTGGCGCAGGAGGCGCGCCCGGATCTGATCGTTACCGATGTGAATCTGAACGGCCGGCGCAGCCTGGAAATGATCCAGCAGCTGCACACGGCGCCCGATACGCGTAACATTCCGATCGTTACGCTTTCGGCCCTGAATTTAAGCGAAATCCAGTCCGAGGCACGCGCCAGTGGCGCGGTGGCCTCGCTGGAAAAACCCATTCGTCTGCAAGCATTGTTAGAGGTAATTGGTGAGTACGCTCCAAAAAAATGA
- a CDS encoding carboxypeptidase M32, with protein MSKELQALKDILAEVNDLQNASAVLSWDQQTYMPPKGAEARGQAQGTLDKLAHEKFTAAQVGTLLEALEKQAGSWDPDSDEARLVKVTRRSFDKATKLPSAMVVERAELTTMGNQAWMEARSTSQFAIFEPHLEKLVDWSRRYAELFAPYEHVYDPVLDEYEPGMKTADVKAIFSDIRPKQVELIKRIAAAQQVDDSVLHQPFAEPDQWAFGVNVITDFGYDWAQGNLSKTTHPFQTTLGWGDHRITTRVYPDFFNPFFFGTLHEAGHAMHAQGMAESLKRTPLYNSPSLAIGESQSRLWENLVGRSKPFWEHYFPKLQQVFPQQLKGVQMESFYKAINKVAPSYIRVEADEATYNLHIMLRLELEIALMEGEAEVHKLPMYWNEMFQQYLGVTPPNDREGVLQDVHWSFGLMGYFSTYALGNLVSAQLWEVAHRDIPGLDDKIRSAEFAPLLHWLNQHIHAPGAKFEPQEMVQRITGEKINGDTYIRYLESKFSDIYGL; from the coding sequence ATGAGCAAAGAATTGCAAGCGTTGAAAGATATTCTGGCCGAGGTCAATGATCTGCAAAATGCCAGCGCCGTGCTGAGCTGGGACCAGCAGACCTATATGCCGCCCAAGGGCGCCGAAGCACGCGGCCAGGCGCAGGGCACGCTGGACAAGCTGGCCCATGAAAAGTTCACCGCCGCACAGGTGGGCACGCTGCTGGAGGCGCTGGAGAAGCAAGCCGGCAGTTGGGACCCGGATTCAGATGAAGCGCGCCTGGTGAAGGTGACGCGGCGCAGCTTCGACAAGGCCACCAAGCTGCCGTCAGCGATGGTGGTGGAACGCGCCGAGCTGACCACGATGGGCAACCAGGCCTGGATGGAAGCGCGCAGCACATCGCAATTCGCCATCTTTGAGCCGCACCTGGAGAAGCTGGTCGATTGGTCACGGCGCTACGCCGAGCTGTTCGCCCCCTACGAGCACGTCTATGACCCGGTGCTGGATGAATACGAGCCGGGGATGAAGACGGCTGACGTCAAGGCAATCTTCAGCGATATCCGCCCCAAGCAGGTTGAGCTGATCAAGCGCATCGCCGCGGCCCAGCAGGTGGATGACTCCGTGTTGCACCAACCCTTCGCCGAGCCTGACCAGTGGGCGTTTGGCGTCAACGTCATCACCGATTTCGGTTACGACTGGGCGCAGGGCAATCTCTCCAAAACCACCCACCCCTTCCAAACCACGCTGGGCTGGGGCGATCACCGCATCACCACGCGGGTGTATCCCGATTTCTTCAATCCCTTTTTCTTCGGCACCCTGCACGAAGCGGGGCACGCCATGCACGCCCAAGGCATGGCAGAGAGCCTGAAGCGCACGCCGCTGTACAACAGCCCCTCGCTGGCGATCGGCGAATCACAATCGCGCCTGTGGGAGAACCTGGTGGGCCGTTCCAAACCCTTCTGGGAGCACTACTTCCCCAAACTGCAGCAGGTCTTCCCGCAGCAGCTTAAGGGGGTGCAGATGGAAAGCTTCTACAAGGCGATCAACAAAGTGGCGCCTTCGTATATTCGCGTCGAGGCCGACGAAGCCACCTACAACCTGCACATCATGCTGCGCCTCGAGCTGGAGATCGCCTTGATGGAAGGCGAAGCCGAAGTGCACAAGCTGCCGATGTACTGGAACGAAATGTTCCAGCAGTATCTGGGGGTGACCCCGCCGAATGACCGGGAAGGCGTGCTGCAAGACGTGCACTGGTCGTTCGGGCTGATGGGCTATTTCTCCACCTATGCGCTGGGCAACCTTGTCTCGGCGCAACTGTGGGAAGTAGCCCATCGCGACATCCCCGGCCTGGACGACAAGATTCGCAGCGCCGAGTTTGCCCCCCTGCTGCACTGGCTCAACCAGCACATCCACGCCCCGGGGGCCAAGTTTGAACCGCAAGAGATGGTGCAGCGCATCACCGGCGAGAAGATCAACGGCGATACCTACATTCGCTATCTGGAAAGCAAGTTCAGCGACATCTACGGCCTATAG